The Roseibaca calidilacus genome includes a window with the following:
- a CDS encoding reverse transcriptase family protein, whose product MSYPRNQSIFYKTTSPQMLADRLRVTLDELNELCAATDNYKRWTDKKTGRPIQEPKPKLDKVHKRVALLLAKIETPDYLHSAIRGRSYITNASGHSVDAGCVKIDVRKFYPSVRSQAVHHFFLDRMLCSGDVAGILTKLLTVDGHLPTGSSSSPILSYFAYEDMFDALAKLAASKGCVMTVYVDDVVFTGIGATRGLLYAARKIFSSYRLHGHKTKVFRPGQPRIITGVAVTKEGMKLPNKRQKGIAEDFAVFDALPNGREKLMIARRLTGRLFEASQVDPSWRSKAEMVAAQRDALQCYDR is encoded by the coding sequence ATGAGCTACCCCCGCAACCAGTCCATTTTTTACAAGACCACCAGTCCCCAAATGCTGGCGGACCGGTTGCGGGTAACGCTCGATGAGTTGAACGAGCTTTGCGCAGCAACGGACAATTACAAGAGATGGACCGACAAGAAAACTGGTCGGCCGATCCAGGAACCCAAGCCGAAGCTGGACAAGGTACACAAGCGCGTAGCCTTGCTTCTGGCCAAAATTGAGACCCCAGATTACCTGCATTCTGCAATCAGGGGGAGATCCTACATCACCAACGCAAGCGGGCATTCTGTGGATGCGGGCTGTGTGAAGATCGATGTCCGGAAGTTTTACCCGTCCGTCCGATCACAGGCGGTCCACCACTTTTTCCTGGATCGAATGCTTTGCTCGGGGGACGTAGCAGGCATTCTGACCAAGTTGCTCACAGTTGATGGTCACCTCCCGACTGGCAGCAGCTCCAGCCCGATCCTTTCCTACTTTGCCTACGAGGACATGTTCGACGCCTTGGCTAAGCTGGCGGCAAGCAAGGGCTGTGTCATGACCGTCTATGTGGATGACGTGGTATTTACAGGCATAGGTGCGACCAGGGGCCTTCTGTATGCAGCAAGGAAGATCTTTTCATCCTATAGGTTGCACGGTCACAAGACCAAGGTGTTCCGCCCCGGCCAACCTAGGATCATCACCGGCGTCGCCGTCACCAAAGAAGGCATGAAGCTTCCAAATAAGCGGCAGAAGGGAATTGCGGAAGACTTCGCAGTCTTTGATGCCCTGCCAAATGGTCGCGAGAAGCTGATGATCGCAAGGCGGCTGACTGGACGTCTGTTTGAAGCCAGCCAAGTTGATCCATCATGGAGAAGCAAGGCAGAAATGGTCGCAGCGCAGCGGGACGCCCTTCAGTGCTACGATCGATAG
- a CDS encoding helix-turn-helix domain-containing protein, whose amino-acid sequence MLNKALRLVRVYHDLSQVDAAERLGLSKSYVSEIEKGDKNVSMATLQKYSDAFDIPMSSLLLFAEKVEGAGKAENVRVFVADKAVKMLDWVATISDYRGSER is encoded by the coding sequence ATGCTGAACAAAGCCCTGCGGCTTGTGAGGGTCTATCATGACCTGTCACAGGTCGACGCCGCTGAGCGCTTGGGCCTTTCAAAATCCTACGTGTCTGAAATCGAGAAGGGCGACAAGAACGTCTCAATGGCCACACTGCAGAAGTATTCCGACGCCTTCGACATTCCCATGTCCTCCTTGCTTTTGTTCGCCGAGAAGGTGGAAGGGGCGGGGAAGGCCGAAAATGTAAGGGTGTTCGTCGCCGACAAAGCAGTGAAGATGCTGGACTGGGTGGCTACAATTTCGGATTACAGAGGGTCTGAGCGATGA
- a CDS encoding type IV secretory system conjugative DNA transfer family protein, with protein MDKGKIAGGILSLTLVGLAIGYVVATGYLTIRYGLRTDAFDVTLLAREYRALGTSAPRDFLWVNLILAGFGIAALMLSVTLLGDALTRFGTTHWQTRNEMKRNGFFAKPGGGFLLGKLGSPKSKRPFLVSKTFPHALIVAPTGRGKGVGFVIPNLLTYKGSAVVLDVKGENFRETSRFRASMGDKVFRFAPTDWDRPTHRYNPLARIAAMTNPDRQQMELKLTAKLFLQTDNEKLSGLLAGGIDLFVAAGLLAFERGVPTIGEIYRITASGGDKQKEYLKRAQEVKNKSAKLIFERMASTNNDTLTSYLSLLMTSGLDTWDNRAIDAATATSDFSFRDIRRRPHAIYLVVESEMIRPLAPLIRLFFSDLIASLQAQEPGDDEPWPVMIMLDEFDRLGKMPIVAESIKTLRSFGGNLAIVTQTIPALDEIYGENTRRSLQGGAGVKLYLTPSEQKTIEELSQAVGKTTKRVITRSRAVGRNPFEGRSVSERTEDTPLLTEDQARRMDLDEVILVIDAQMPIRARRIKYFEDPLLRVLHAGQAGSFPYPDEDGLRRDRQMTETRETVEKLKQELREVRAAAGAQGSEAAALPKSAHSPSQEPLDSKPAPSGRARGRAARAAAGSARSDHLSFDLAGLGLRASDSVELAAAVQTTRGIIAEHA; from the coding sequence ATGGATAAAGGCAAGATCGCGGGCGGGATCCTCAGCCTGACGCTGGTTGGCCTCGCCATCGGCTATGTCGTGGCCACCGGCTACCTGACCATCCGCTACGGGCTTAGGACGGACGCCTTCGACGTCACCCTGCTTGCGCGCGAGTATCGCGCCCTTGGAACAAGCGCCCCCCGGGACTTCCTCTGGGTGAACCTGATCCTCGCGGGCTTTGGCATCGCCGCGCTGATGCTGAGCGTCACGCTTCTCGGCGACGCCCTAACGCGCTTCGGCACGACCCATTGGCAGACCCGGAACGAGATGAAGCGCAACGGCTTCTTCGCCAAGCCGGGCGGCGGCTTCCTTCTCGGCAAGCTTGGCTCTCCGAAATCGAAGCGCCCCTTCCTCGTGTCGAAAACCTTCCCGCATGCGCTGATCGTGGCGCCGACGGGCCGGGGCAAGGGGGTGGGTTTCGTAATCCCGAACCTGCTCACCTACAAAGGCTCGGCCGTGGTGCTCGACGTGAAGGGCGAGAACTTCCGCGAGACCTCGCGCTTCCGCGCCAGCATGGGCGACAAGGTGTTCCGGTTCGCGCCAACAGACTGGGACCGGCCGACGCACCGCTACAATCCGCTGGCGCGCATCGCGGCCATGACCAATCCCGACCGGCAGCAGATGGAGCTGAAGCTGACCGCAAAGCTCTTCCTGCAGACCGACAACGAAAAGCTGAGCGGGCTTCTGGCCGGGGGCATCGATCTGTTCGTGGCGGCCGGCCTTCTGGCCTTCGAGCGCGGCGTGCCGACCATCGGCGAGATCTACCGCATCACCGCTTCGGGCGGCGACAAGCAGAAGGAATACCTCAAGCGCGCGCAGGAGGTGAAGAACAAGTCGGCCAAGCTGATCTTCGAGCGCATGGCATCGACCAACAATGACACCCTGACCTCCTACCTGTCGCTCTTGATGACCTCGGGTCTCGACACCTGGGACAACCGTGCGATCGACGCGGCCACCGCGACCTCGGATTTCTCCTTCCGGGACATCCGGCGTCGCCCCCACGCGATCTATCTCGTGGTCGAGTCCGAGATGATCCGCCCCCTCGCCCCGCTGATCCGGCTGTTCTTCTCGGACCTGATCGCCTCGCTGCAGGCGCAGGAGCCGGGCGATGACGAGCCTTGGCCGGTGATGATCATGCTCGACGAGTTCGATCGCCTTGGGAAAATGCCGATCGTCGCCGAAAGCATCAAGACGCTGCGCTCCTTTGGCGGCAACCTCGCCATCGTCACCCAGACCATCCCGGCGCTGGACGAGATCTATGGCGAGAACACCCGCCGGTCGCTGCAGGGCGGCGCGGGCGTGAAGCTCTACCTCACCCCGTCCGAGCAGAAGACCATCGAGGAGCTGAGCCAGGCTGTGGGCAAGACCACCAAGCGCGTGATCACCCGGTCACGCGCGGTCGGGCGTAACCCTTTCGAGGGGCGCAGCGTCTCCGAGCGGACAGAGGACACGCCGCTCCTGACCGAGGATCAGGCACGCCGCATGGACCTCGACGAGGTGATCCTCGTCATCGACGCGCAGATGCCGATCCGCGCAAGGCGGATCAAGTATTTCGAGGACCCGTTGCTCAGGGTGCTGCATGCCGGTCAGGCGGGGAGTTTCCCATACCCAGATGAAGACGGCCTGCGGCGCGATCGGCAGATGACCGAGACGCGGGAGACGGTGGAGAAGCTGAAGCAGGAACTGCGGGAGGTGCGGGCTGCTGCTGGGGCGCAGGGCTCTGAGGCAGCTGCGCTGCCCAAATCGGCTCACTCTCCCTCGCAAGAGCCACTCGATTCAAAGCCTGCGCCGTCGGGCCGGGCGCGAGGGAGGGCCGCACGGGCCGCTGCGGGTAGCGCAAGGTCAGATCATCTTTCCTTCGATCTGGCCGGGCTCGGTCTTCGGGCGTCTGACAGTGTCGAACTGGCAGCGGCAGTTCAGACAACGCGAGGGATCATTGCGGAGCATGCTTGA